One window of the Cryptomeria japonica chromosome 7, Sugi_1.0, whole genome shotgun sequence genome contains the following:
- the LOC131056496 gene encoding hexose carrier protein HEX6, translating to MEEGRSSKGGVKKEYKGGITPFVVGVSIVAATGGLVFGYDNGIAGGVTSMDPFLRKFFRATYRKMHQEEARSSAYCKFNSQILTTFTSSLYIAGLIASMVASPLTRLYGRKPSILVGGLSVLVGAAINGGALNVGMLIAGRIMLGIGIGFADQAVPLYLSEMAPKQIRGALNMGFQLFVSVGGLSASLTNYGTDKIQNWGWRLSLALAAVPAGILTLGSLWLPETPNSLMETQGPEKARAMLQRIRGTLDVEEELSDMMEATKTSEMVKHPLYNMLQRKYRPQLVMAVAIPMFQQLTGINAIVFYAPVLFRTIGFQTNASLMSAVILGVVGLAATVVSMIAVDRYGRRLLFLQGGLQMFVCQVIVAIILATKFDSSGDGSISKGYAYLLLVMICIYVVGFAWSWGPLGWLVPSEIFSLEVRSIGQSIVVAVNLLFTFAIAQGFLAMLCHFKYGIFLFFAGWVFLMTLFVYLFLPETKNIGIEEMNSVWTEHWFWKRFVNQEFHIPIGIKTSSNT from the exons atggaggaagggagaagcaGCAAGGGTGGTGTTAAGAAGGAATACAAAGGGGGAATAACTCCCTTTGTAGTGGGGGTGAGCATTGTAGCGGCAACAGGAGGCCTCGTCTTCGGCTACGACAACGGAATCGCAG GAGGAGTGACCTCCATGGATCCCTTCCTCAGAAAATTTTTCCGGGCTACTTACAGAAAGATGCACCAAGAGGAGGCCCGTTCTAGCGCCTACTGCAAATTCAACAGCCAGATTTTGACTACCTTCACATCGTCACTGTATATAGCGGGATTAATAGCTTCTATGGTGGCATCCCCTCTTACCAGACTCTACGGACGAAAGCCCTCCATTTTGGTGGGCGGTCTGAGCGTTTTGGTAGGCGCTGCTATCAATGGCGGCGCTCTTAATGTGGGTATGTTGATTGCTGGGCGCATCATGCTGGGCATTGGAATTGGATTCGCTGATCAA GCAGTTCCCCTGTATCTCTCAGAGATGGCACCGAAGCAAATTAGAGGAGCACTGAACATGGGGTTCCAGCTGTTTGTTAGCGTGGGCGGCCTGTCTGCCAGTCTCACAAATTATGGAACTGATAAAATCCAGAATTGGGGATGGCGTCTCTCCCTTGCTCTGGCTGCTGTCCCTGCTGGAATACTAACCTTAGGCAGTTTATGGCTTCCAGAGACACCCAACAGTCTCATGGAAACACAGGGCCCTGAAAAGGCTAGAGCTATGTTGCAGAGGATCCGTGGCACTCTTGACGTTGAGGAGGAGCTGAGTGACATGATGGAAGCAACGAAAACATCAGAAATGGTGAAACATCCCCTGTACAATATGCTGCAGAGGAAATACAGGCCACAACTTGTGATGGCAGTGGCAATTCCCATGTTCCAACAGCTGACAGGCATCAATGCCATTGTTTTCTATGCTCCGGTGTTGTTTCGCACAATTGGGTTCCAGACAAATGCCTCTCTCATGTCCGCTGTCATTTTAGGAGTCGTTGGCTTAGCTGCTACGGTGGTCTCCATGATTGCTGTCGACAGATATGGGCGTCGACTCCTCTTTCTGCAAGGGGGATTACAGATGTTCGTTTGTCAG GTAATAGTTGCTATCATTTTGGCTACTAAATTTGATTCTTCGGGAGATGGAAGCATTTCGAAAGGGTATGCATATTTATTATTAGTAATGATTTGTATATATGTGGTAGGATTTGCATGGTCATGGGGTCCATTAGGATGGCTAGTACCGAGTGAGATATTTTCATTAGAGGTGAGGTCAATTGGGCAAAGTATTGTTGTTGCAGTTAATCTGTTGTTTACATTTGCCATTGCACAAGGATTTCTTGCTATGCTTTGCCACTTCAAGTAtggaatttttcttttctttgcggGATGGGTGTTTCTCATGACCCTATTTGTATATTTATTTCTCCCTGAGACGAAAAACATAGGCATAGAAGAGATGAATAGTGTGTGGACAGAGCATTGGTTTTGGAAGAGATTTGTAAATCAAGAATTTCATATACCAATTGGAATCAAGACATCAAGCAACACATAA